The following is a genomic window from Bos taurus isolate L1 Dominette 01449 registration number 42190680 breed Hereford chromosome 11, ARS-UCD2.0, whole genome shotgun sequence.
CAGAGCTGAACTTCAGCACAGATcggatggggtggggggatgggcagGACGTGGGCGGGGTGTGGGGGTGTCGGAGGGGTGTATCTGGCATCACGcagcctgctcccctccccctcagTCTCCCACGACCTGCCCGTCATGATCTGGATCTATGGAGGCGCCTTCCTCATGGGGGCCAGCCAAGGGGCCAACTTTCTCAGCAACTACCTCTACGACGGGGAGGAGATTGCCACACGGGGCAATGTCATCGTGGTCACGTTCAACTACCGCGTTGGGCCCCTGGGCTTTCTCAGCACCGGGGACTCCAACCTGCCAGGTCTGCCGGGGGCACCAGGCGGGGGGAGCCAGTGTGCCCAGCCTCTGAGCTCTGAGCCCAGAGGCCACGCCCCTCAGCATCCCTCATCCCCAGATAGCTCCCCACAGTCCCCCAGAAAGGGCCCGGCCTCCCATCTGCTAAATGAGGGGGGCTGGAGCTGGACCGTGAGACACAGGAGCCGCTTGGCAGCTGAAGCGAAAGAGAAGAGGCTGCCGGCCAGCTGGCCAGACCCCAAGAGACGTGGGGGTGGGAGCCACTGAGAGACACAGGAGGTGGCACACCCAGGGGGCAcctcggggcggggcggggaacAACACAGAATTCCCCGGACAGACTGGAGGGACTCTGGCCGGACCGAGAGAGCTGAGCCCCCGGCCTCCAGCTCCCCTTCCCCCGGCCTGAgactcccctcccccagcacccaCCCATCCAGCCTCCTGGGGACACAGCACGCACCGCCCTGGGGCTGGACAGGGTCTCCACGCCATCAGGGATGATGTCATCCCACCCACATGGACTGTGCGCCTAATGTGGGCCAAGCCCCCTGAGGAAGCCCTCCTGCCCCACCCACAGGTAACTATGGCCTTTGGGATCAGCACATGGCCATTGCTTGGGTGAAGAGGAACATTGAGGCCTTCGGAGGAGACCCCGACAACATCACCCTCTTTGGGGAGTCGGCCGGAGGGGCCAGCGTCTCTCTGCAGGTCTGGAGGCCCCTAAAGGGGTCACTCAAAGGAGTGGGAGGCAGTCGACGGTGACGGGGAGAAGCAAGGCTGACGGGCGCCTCCGTCGGGGTGTCCCTGGCCGAGCCCTGCAGACAGGCGGGCACGGGGGGTGACTGGACCTCTCTGTATTGCAGACCCTCTCTCCCTACAACAAGGGCCTCATCAAGCGAGCCATCAGCCAGAGTGGAGTGGGTTTGTGCCCTTGGGCCATCCAGCAGGACCCCCTCTTCTGGGCTAAAAGGGTAAGGGGGCGCTCTGGGGGCGGGGCCTCcctccttttcactctcttctggaCCCTGTGTCCAGCAACCTGAGCACTGCCTCTCTGTCCCCAACCTCCAGATTGCAGAGAAGGTGGGCTGCCCCGTGGACGACACCAGCAAGATGGCTGGGTGTCTGAAGATCACTGACCCCCGTGCCCTGACGCTGGCCTATAAGCTGCCCCTGGGAAGCACGGAATGTGAGTAGgggctgctgggggctggggacccGGGGGCTTCCCACTGGATGCCGGATCTCATCCTGGCTCTGTTACCAGCTCACTGGCGTCCCCAGGCAGCTCGTTGCCACCCCTGCCCTGGCAGGCCTCTGTGGCCATGGCTGGAAGTGGGGGAGGTGTCTTTCCTCTTGTCTTCGGTGGGTCATGACCCCTTGGAGAACAGTTTGGCCCCATCCCCAACCATGCACACATAGGCGGTCATTCGTGCATGATTTTCAGCAGATTTATGGACCCCAGATCAAGACAGCCTCTGCACATAGATAAGCATTCATTCTTTCCTCCACTCATGAATTCAGCAAACATCTCCTGAACACCTGCTGCAGCATTCCCCTTCCAGCTCTGCTACTCTGTACCCCAGGAAGGCCAGGGGCCCAGCGGCAAAATCCTGCAAGTGTCAGTCTCATCAACCCAGGAAGCGATCGTTCTCTCTCACCCCTTCCAAGGCCAAGTGCAATGCAGACGCCATCGTTTGCGTCTGGACCTAATGTGAAGTGAACCCCAAGTGTTACGTGAACATCTCGGCCCAAGATGCAGaccagctgcatatctgaggggtCCGCGTCCGGGGAGTCGAGCAACTGCAgactgaaaacattaaaaaaattccaggaagttccaaaaagcaaaacttgaattggCTTCCCGCCCTCCCCACGgtcccccctgccccccatcgaagggcttccctgatagctcagtaaggaatctgcctgcaatgcaggagaccctggttcgattcctgggttggaaagatctgacggagaagggatagactacccactccggtattcttgggcttccctggtggctcagctggtaaagaatctgcccgcgatgcgggagacctgggttcgatccctgggttgggaagatcccctggagaagggaacggctacccactccagtattctggcctggagaatcccatggacagaggagccacacacacatatgtatatgggGAGATGTCGGTAGGTTGTATGCAAATAgtgcaccattttatataagagacttGAGCACTTGGATGTTGGTGTCCTGGTAGCAGTAGTCATGGATTTGCAGAAATGTGACTGTATTTTCTTTTGAGCTGAATTGGAGGGGAAACGGGACAGGCCTAATGGGGACAGGGCATACGGTCCTTTGGGGCCAGTTCAGGGGTCTCACACCATTTCTGGCTGACACGCTGGAACCTGCCACAGAGAGGGGGCACCTCTTTCTCCAACGGTCCCCTCCAAGATTTCTAGACTTTCCTCCTTCTTGATtcaagagagcaagagaacagggaccaaaaaaaaaaaaaaaaagagagagagaacagggaGAGGAGAAGGGCATCAGGTTGCAGTGAGAGAGCAGGCCCGGCGCCTGGACCAGCGCTCCTCGTCCTGGGGGATTTTGCGCCCAGGGAACGCATGGCAGAGCCTGCAGGCGGTTCTGGTGGTCGCAGCCGGGGAGGGAGCACCACTGGCGTCTAGTGGGTCGAGGTCAGGGAGGCTGCTAACACTCTACACTGCGCAGGACGGCGCCCCCATGACATAGAATGAAGAGGTCGGAAGGTCAATAATGCTGAAGCCGAGGAGCCCCTGTCTCCATCAAAGGAGGTGCAGCTCCTTGGTGGCCTCAGGATGGAGTCAGTTCCTGCCCTGGAGGTCTGGGGCAGGCGCAGGTGGGTAGCAGAAGGTTTGGAACCTGCTGCTGTTCGCCCCCAGACCCCAAGCTGCACTATCTGTCCTTCGTCCCCGTCATCGATGGAGACTTCATCCCTGATGACCCCGTCAACCTGTACGCCAACGCCGCGGACGTCGACTACATAGCGGGCACCAATGACATGGATGGCCACCTCTTTGTCGGGATGGACGTGCCAGCCATCAACAGCAACAAACAGGACGTCACGGAGTAAGCCGGGGAAGTGGAGGGGTGCGGCGGGGGTGGCATCAGCCGAATGAGGAAGTCGGCACcgtgagggtggggaggggccgtCTGTGGCCCTCTGCTGCCTTGGTGTTACtggtgctcagttgctccgtcgtgtctgactctttgcaaccccatggactgctgcacactaggcttccctgtccattcaccatctcccagagcttgctcaaactcatgtccatcgagttggtgatgccatccaaccatctcatcctctgtcaccgccttctcctcccgccctcgatctttcccagcatcagggtcttttccaatgagtcggctcttcacttcaggtggccaaagtacaggagcttcagcttcagcatccgtccttccagtgaatattcagggttgatttccttgaggactgaCTGGTTCAATCTTGCAATCTCAGGGTGTCAGATGCCCTCCTgtgggcagggggtggagggTCCAGTGCTCGTTTGCTGTCTGCAGGGAGGACTTCTATAAGCTGGTCAGCGGGCTCACTGTCACCAAGGGGCTCAGAGGTGCCAATGCCACGTACGAGGTGTACACCGAGCCCTGGGCCCAGGACTCATCCCAGGAGACCAGGAAGAAGACCATGGTGGACCTGGAGACTGACATCCTCTTCCTGATCCCCACAAAGATTGCCGTGGCCCAGCACAAGAGCCACGCCAGGTGAGGAGGGCGCGCACGGGTGGCCCACCGGGCATCCCAAACACCTTCCCGGCGAGGCCTCGAGGCGGGCAGCTCCCAGGAGTCCAGGAGGCCTGGCAAAGCCAGGGTCGGTCCCCACCTGTGCCTGCGCTGTCTGCCAGGCCTGACGGGCCTTGAGAGGGCCCATCCTCCCAGCCTCAGCTCGGGGGCTTTACCGAACCCTCCTGTGACTCCCGGCCCAGGCCAGGCCTGTACGCTCTCCCACACCCCTCGGCCCTCCCCGTCAGAAAGTCCTTGAGTTGGCCTTCCATCCACAAGCTGTCTGGAGGGTAGTGCCGCTGGGTGATATTCTCTGCGGTGGGTTTCAAATTTGACAACTTTCAGAACAAGCCTGTGGCCACTTTTAAACCCTCTATGTGATAATAGCCAAcgaaaatgaaaaataagctaGGGATGCTTAAAAAGTAGGAAGATAAAATTTCACCTAgaacccaggtggcacagtggtaaagaatctacctgccaacacaggagacacaggttcgatccctgggtcgggaagatccccgggaggagagaatggcaaccctctccagcatgcttgcctggagattccccatgaacagaggagtccatggggtcgcagagtcagacatggctgagcacacacacacacagaaatctaGCATGAAAACTCAGCAATAAATTTGGTTGGAGCTTCCTGTCAGTCAGGGCCAAAAGGAAATAACCGAGGACGCAACCTACCTTGTCCCATCAAATCAAGACTATAGATTCATGTGCAGAGAAAAACAATCTTTCTCGATACCGAATTATGAAGGAAGATGCCTCTATACCGTTGGCGGAGGCCAAGTGTAAACGCACTTGAAATTGTAGAATCCATGAAGTCAAAAATTGGGCCACGGTTTTCCTTCTCCTGGGTGAAAAGATCCAGATCCTTCCTGAgtcttttttttatgtatttattttgaacTTGCTGCATAGTCTGTGGGattcagttccccagccaggcattgaacctgtgcccttggtACTGAAAGCactgattcttaaccacggggctgccagggaattccccttccTGAGTCTTATGGGAATTGCCCAGACCCTTCCCTACTCCCCCACGGCCTTCCCCTGGGGCCCATCTCTGGGGTGGGCGGCCCCAGGTGGGCACCCTGCCAACCTGGGtgatctcccctccctcctcaggAGCGCCAACACCTATACCTACCTGTTCTCCCAACCGTCTCGGATGCCCATCTACCCCAAGTGGATGGGGGCTGACCACGCCGATGACCTCCAGTATGTCTTCGGGAAGCCCTTCGCCACCCCCCTGGGCTACCGGGCCCAAGACAGGACTGTCTCCAAGGCCATGATTGCCTACTGGACCAACTTTGCCAGAACTGGGTAAGGCAGGGGTGGGGACGGCCTCTGTCCACATCACCCTGCAGGctgggggttcagtccctgttccCTTAAACACTTACCCTCCCTGAGCCCGGGCACCCCGTCCATGTGAGGCCAAGGGCTCCCGGCTGGGCCCCAGGATGTTCACGTGCCCAACCAGTGCCTGGGAGACATGGAAGTGCCCATGGGGCAGAGGGTGGAAGACTGCCCAGGTGAGCAGGGGATGGGGGTCTCCAGCTTCCTGTGAGCCCCCTGGCCCGACCCAGCCACCCAGCCTTTTTTCTTGCTCTGCAGGGACCCTAACACGGGCCACTCGACAGTGCCCGCAAACTGGGATCCCTACACCCTGGAAGATGACAACTACCTGGAAATCAACAAGCAGATGGACAGCAACTCTATGAAGCTGCATCTGAGGACCAACTACCTGCAGTTCTGGACCCAGACCTACCAGGCCCTGCCCACGGTGACCAGCGCGGGGGCCAGCCTGCTGCCCCCCGAGGACAACTCTGAGGCCAGCCCCGTGCCCCCAGCGGACAACTCCGGGGCTCCCACCGAACCCTCTGCGGGTGACTCTGAGGTGGCTCAGATGCCTGTCGTCATTGGTTTCTAATGTCCTTGGCCTCCAGGGGCCACAGGAGACCCCAGGGCCCACTTTCCCTCCCAAGTGCCTCCTGAATAAAGCCTCAACCATCTCTCTCTGGCGTCTCTTTTTGCTCCCAAGACCCAGCTGGAGGAAAACGGGGTCTTCAGTTATCACGAGACCCAGGCGCCTGGTCCAAGGTGTTTCCCCCCATCCGTCAGCCCTCAAGCCCAGGAAGCCAGCAGGACCATCCTCTttaaagaggaggaaacaggTCCATAGAAGTGAAGCATCAGGCTAGGACTGG
Proteins encoded in this region:
- the CEL gene encoding bile salt-activated lipase precursor; its protein translation is MGRWELAVLGLACCLAVASAAKLGSVYTEGGFVEGVNKKLSLFGDSIDIFKGIPFAAAPKALEKPERHPGWQGTLKAKSFKKRCLQATLTQDSTYGNEDCLYLNIWVPQGRKEVSHDLPVMIWIYGGAFLMGASQGANFLSNYLYDGEEIATRGNVIVVTFNYRVGPLGFLSTGDSNLPGNYGLWDQHMAIAWVKRNIEAFGGDPDNITLFGESAGGASVSLQTLSPYNKGLIKRAISQSGVGLCPWAIQQDPLFWAKRIAEKVGCPVDDTSKMAGCLKITDPRALTLAYKLPLGSTEYPKLHYLSFVPVIDGDFIPDDPVNLYANAADVDYIAGTNDMDGHLFVGMDVPAINSNKQDVTEEDFYKLVSGLTVTKGLRGANATYEVYTEPWAQDSSQETRKKTMVDLETDILFLIPTKIAVAQHKSHARSANTYTYLFSQPSRMPIYPKWMGADHADDLQYVFGKPFATPLGYRAQDRTVSKAMIAYWTNFARTGDPNTGHSTVPANWDPYTLEDDNYLEINKQMDSNSMKLHLRTNYLQFWTQTYQALPTVTSAGASLLPPEDNSEASPVPPADNSGAPTEPSAGDSEVAQMPVVIGF